The following are encoded together in the Actinoplanes sp. N902-109 genome:
- a CDS encoding GNAT family N-acetyltransferase: MVTPEIRVASFRDLPATMLYAILKLRVDVFVVEQECAYPELDGRDTELGARHVWLADGDEILAYLRILDDGDTERIGRVVTSPSGRNGGYASRLMEHALTVIGSRPAVLAAQAHLTGFYERFGFLTDGPEYLEDGIPHVPMRRP; this comes from the coding sequence ATGGTGACCCCTGAGATCCGCGTCGCGTCGTTCCGTGACCTGCCCGCCACCATGCTGTACGCCATCCTCAAGCTGCGGGTGGACGTCTTCGTGGTGGAACAGGAATGCGCCTATCCCGAGCTGGACGGGCGCGACACGGAACTCGGCGCCCGGCACGTCTGGCTGGCCGACGGCGACGAGATCCTGGCGTATCTGCGCATCCTCGACGACGGTGACACCGAACGCATCGGGCGGGTCGTGACCTCGCCGTCGGGGCGCAACGGCGGGTACGCCAGCCGGCTCATGGAACACGCGCTGACGGTCATCGGCAGTCGCCCGGCCGTGCTGGCTGCACAGGCCCACCTGACCGGCTTCTACGAGCGGTTCGGCTTCCTCACCGACGGACCGGAGTACCTCGAGGACGGCATCCCGCACGTGCCGATGCGGCGTCCGTAG